The Lynx canadensis isolate LIC74 chromosome A2, mLynCan4.pri.v2, whole genome shotgun sequence DNA segment TTCGCCACAGACCCACAACAGCCGCCCGGCCCACCCAGATCTGCAGCTTGATCCTCTTGTCATGGCGATAGACCGTCTTGACCTTGAAGTCAATGCCCACGGTGCTGACGAAGGCAGGTGTGAAGGAGTCGTCCGCGTAGCGGAACAGGAAGGACGTCTTGCCCACGCTGCTGTTGCCGATAAGTAGCAGCTTAAACATGTAGTCGAAGTTCTGGTCTGCTGCATCCCGTGGGCCTGTGGGGGGGTCTCCGGCCGATGCCATCTTGGCAGAGAGCCTGCTGGGGGCGGAAGGGCTGTCGCCCCGCAGAACAATAAAACACCAGGAATGGCTGCGGTGTATACaccagacctggattcaaatcctccCTCTGCCACTTGGAGGCTAAGCGGCCTCCGACGCGTCACTTGCTGTCcgtgggcctcagtgtcctcgtcTGGAAAATGGGGACGTTTATCAAGTGCAAGGGCCCAGGTTGTAGGGGGCACATGGAGTGCCTCCTGTGGCCACTGAGGAACCAGACCCTGCAGAAGGCGCAGGTGTGGACTTTGCCCCACAGTGAGCAGCTGGCTGGGCCCAGGTgtgagatgggggggagggggggcctgcCAGCTGGTGGAtagagccccccccaccccactcccggGCCTGGGTGTTGACTTTGGCAGGGACACCTGCCGTGACACCCCCTCCAAAGCCGGGTTTAACCCCCTCCCTGACCTCCACGGGGAGGGGGGATTTCAGTGGACACAGTCCAGGCTTAAAGCCCAGATCTACCCCCAAATGGGTACTGCCACCTTCTGTTTGTCAAAGGGGTGGGCCCGTCTCCCTCCGGGCAGGGCTGACTCAcccgggccccagccccagcctgcagAGGCTGCAGTGACAGTCCCCAACTCCAAGGAAGCCACACAATAAGAACCCTAccaccacccctccacccctgaTCCTGCCTTTCCTGGCAATCTGTCCCCGCAGCTGGGCTGCTTCAGCTGCGTCAGGGACCCTCCCTCAGCCCTCACTGCCtccctaggcctcagtttccccagctgtctATGGCTACTCCCTGAGCCACACAAGGAGGCGATCCAGGAGGCCTGGTTGAAAGGAAGGCACCCGGGAGGAGGAACCCTTAGCAAAGCTATTTCTCAACTGCCTGTGgggcttttttccattttaaaagaggACCGAACCTGTGCGCTTTCCTGCCCAGCCCTCGGGGCCCCACCCGGTGTTCCGGGAGAACGAGTTCGAGGAGGGGAAGACAAGTGGCAGGAAACCTTTCCCCATGCTGGGCAGGGCCGCCAGGCTGGGGCCcttaccccaccccccagccccagcccacctGTCAGCCTGTGCCACCTCTTCCTGACCATCTGCCCACCCTCGCTCACGCCTGGCACTAGATGGGGGTCCCCGGAGGGCCTGGCCTTGTCCCTCTGCTGGATTCGGGGCGCCCCCGCCGGTGCAGGGGGGCTCAGGAGCTTCCTCCCATCACCATATGGTCCCATCTCCGGTTCCCAGCTGGACTCTCCGCCCCGCCCGCGCCCCACTAGCGCTCCCCGGGGAGCCCAGCTGGGTGGGGGCGAGGGAAGAGGCGTTCCCCCTCCGCTCGCCTTTGTTCCCGGGGCCCCGGGCCCTCCCTCTAACCCCCGGCCCCCCAGACCTGCTGGGAAGCGGATGTACGGGGCAGGCTACCCTCCCTCCGAAGGGGTCACCTCGCGTGGCGGAGGCGCTCCCCGCGGGCGTTCGTCCTCCGAACTCGCTgcggcccggcccccgccccgaCGCCGACCCCTCAAGCCGCCGCCGCTGCCACCGCCGCTGCCCGCAGCCACCCGGATCCCGCGCCGGCTCCGCCcaggcgggggaggaggggccgcTCCCGGgagagggcggggcggggccgagTCCGGGGCGGGGCTTATAAAAGCCGGGGCCGTGAGGCGGCGGGGAGGGGGTAGCAGAGGCTGGAAGCGGCCCTAGGCTTGGAGCGGTCTAGAGCCCTCCCGTCACCAAtaaacttctcatttttcctAACTATACGTAGAGCGCCTACTACGTGCACAGAAGTGAAGAGCGTGGATTCTGGAGTCGGGTTCGAATCCCCGCTCCATCAATGTCTAGTTCTGTTCCACTTTGGACGTGTTCCTTAACCCCGCGGGCCTGGTTCCCCAACCGTCCAGGGGTCCATAACAAGAGTCCCTACCGCACAGCGCTGTGTGAAGGCTCTGATCGGTGACAGTGCTTGTAAAGTGCAAACCCTGACCCTAAAGCCCGCTAGTCCCTGCGAAATACACTTCCGGGCCCTTAGAATTTAaaccttttacagataaggaaatggaggttcAGAGCCGGGCAGTCCCTTGCGGGACACACTTGGCATCCAGgcccagctgaggccccagagTTTTTCTTCAAGCCATGAGAGGATCTGCAGGCTTTGCTGGGATCCATACCCCAGTAACTGCACCTGAAGCCACTTCTCCGGGTCCCCTGTTGCTTCCAGGAACAGTAGTGGCTCCCTCTCAGGGCTATCACGGGCCGGTCGGGCACGCACGATTCAGGAAGGGCCGCGTGGGATCAGTGACAAGCAGTCCCCAAATCTCCATGGCACCCAACATCCAAAGCGTGCTTCTCACTCGCCCTGGTCATTGTGGTGAAGGGGAAAATGTGGCTAATCGTGCACGGGCTCCCACGCCCGTGACTCTTCACATTTCCGTGGCTTTGGCAAGTCCTGTGGCCGTCCCCGatgtcggggcggggggggggggcgggaaataCGATTGTTCCCTAGGGATCAGAACCAGCCATTGTTACAATAAGACACGGTTTGTGCAACGGTCAGTGCCGTGTCCGGCACACGGAGGAGCCCAGTCAATGGGCCCTGTTATGGGAAGAGCTTGGGGGCTGTGATGGTAACATCCCGAATCATCAGGCCACGTGCGGGAGGTAGCGAAGCTCTACCCTGGCCCCCGCCTCTGCCAGCTTTCCGGTTGGGAGAAAAATGACAGCAGCCGTTTCCAAAGAAGTGTTTATTGACACCGGGGCCCTCAGCAGGGCCAGAGAGGCAGCGGGTGCTACAGGCTACTGAGGCCCAGGGCGAGGCCCGCCAGACACAGCCCGTTGCTCAGGACGCAGCCCAGGTTGCACATGGAGGACAGGCCGTGGTAGCGGAAAAAGATCTGGCGGAGGACACCGTACTTGGGGTCCTGTCCCCGCAGCTGGCGGTAGGGGTCGGGGCCCTGGTGGCTGCCGGGCACCTCCCCGCCCAGGCCCCGCTCTTTCTCCACCGCGTGCAGGGCCCACATGGCGGCCGTGGTGCGGGGCTCTAGCCAGCGGGCGTTGATGGTGGACAGCGTGAGGCTCAGGAACAGCAGGAAGAGCTGGCGGGGTGGTGGAAGGGCAAGGTGAGTCATgcgcaggaggcaggaggggtcCCCCTGCGTCCTTAGAAGCCCAGAGGGGGGTGGGAGACAGCATTAGGTCAAAGCGAaggcctccctctccttccccgaACCCAGTCTAGAGGCCCCAAACGGAGCCCTGGCTCTCAAACCCTTGAGGCCAGCAGCTCCTAAGGAAAGGCTCTATCACTGTCTCCTCTGTTCCCCCCAACACCTTCTGAGCCTCTCCTCCTCCGATACCCAGACTGGAAGTTTCCACAACACAGCCTTGTCTCCTCCCTTCCTGTTCCCCCAAACTGGGGGCATCTCAGGGCAGAACCTCTCTTTCCCAAACAGAGACAGAACACCAtaaccttcccccccccaccaaagagaGACTAAGACGGGGTCCATCTCCTCTGTGAACCCCGCCCAGACTTCAGAAGCCGCGACTGGGCCCACAGGGAGCGAAGAGAAAGTCCTTTAAATTCTAGTTACAGATAGTCCTACCCTGTCTCAGTGGGATTATTCTGGAAACCTTTGTCAGGCCTCACCTGCCTACAGCTGCGGAacataatggggggggggggcgcagggggagggcaggataGAGAAATATGAGATGCAGAGATGGTTCCCTGCCTTGTGGCTGGGAAAAAGGGTGGATGGGAGTGGGGAACTGTAAATTCCCAGTCGGGCTGGTTTTTAAACAATGAGCTGGGGTCACTGCCCCAACCCAGCTGAGTCACCACAACTTGGCAACAGGCCTAGCCAGGGAAAAGAGAGGCAGCAGCAGCCAGCAAAGAGACGCTGGGGGATAGACAGGGCTACTAGCGATGGTTGTGCAGGCTGTGCACTGCTCAAGGGTATCCAGAGCCCAGCTTTGTACCCACCAGGAAGGTGCCgtggcttgttttttgtttttgtttttgtttttgtttttgtttttagttctcaCAAAGGTATAGCCATAGGTGCTCAGTGGGGTCTTGGGAACGAGTCTCCAGAGGGCAGTGGAGCCCAAGCCCGCATACCTGGCTGGCTTCCCAGAATGTGAGCTGAGCCCAGGCATGTTGTGGAGCCAAGATGCAGAGGTTGATGAAGGCACAGCCCATGGAGATGTGAAAGTAGAAAGGGAAGAGTTTGCTCTGCACGAGGCCGAAGGTATGTCGGGGAAGGCTTCGGAAAAGCAGGAAGCCTGTGGGGTACAAGGGACCACACACCTGTTAGGACGGttccaggtccccccccccccccattcctgtCTCCACCCCGGGCACCCATGATGTCCAGGTGGAGGGTGCCTACCTGAGACGAAGGTCACCCACATTTGCATGCCCCAGGCCCCTGACAAGACCAGTAGATGGACCATCTTAATCAGGCTTCCTGGACTCCCACTTTCCTCCATCCTGCAGGCCTGGGAAAGAGGCAGCGGGTGGCTCAGAATTTTACCTTTGCCCCATGGCCTTCAGCCTGTGAGCCTGCTCAAGGCCAGGGTCACCGCCAACCCAGCAGAGATCAAGGGATACCAGCCCGGGgaatgggagtggggaggacCCAGAACAGTCCTGTGACAACCTCCAACCCCATCTCTCCAAATGTCAGCCTTCAAGATCTCAGGCTCTCTGGACCCCAGCATCCACGCCGCCTCCGAAAGCTGAAAATTTCAGTTAGGCCCAGGAGTACAAATTCACAGCCCTGGGTATTCAGAGGTCTTCCTAGTGATTCCCCCCAATCAGCTCAGGGACCTAATTCTGACAGTAAAGACCCCTGTTCTCATCTCAGGATCCCGGATATCACTACGAAGATCCCCATAGCACCCCCGGAGATCCCGTCGAATCCTGGGAAACCTCAAATCTCATCCCGAGGAGACCGACCCTACCACTGCACCCAGACCTCAACCCGCAGCACCCAGGAGTCCGAGAACAGAGGCACCCAGGCCGTATCTCGTAGGGCAGGTGGCCTGGGCTTGCTACCTCACTCCCGCGCTCCTAGGTGGCCCGCAGACCTCGTCAGCCACCTCTCAAGAATTCATCCCGCCTCCCAGCGAAGTCCGAAGCCAATTGGATCTTAGATCTGCCGCCCCCCCTCCCGCACCACCCTCTTAGATATTGACTAATCGATTAGCGGAAACCAGCCTGGAATCCCGCCCCGTCGACTAGATTTTATCCAATTACACCGCGGCTCCTAAGATCGGCGGAAGCAGGAAGGCGCCAATGAGGCCTTTGGCTGCATCGGAGGGGGCGGAGCTAAAATGTCAGCCACACCCCTCTCTGTGACTCTACCTTTAGGCTTTGCGCGTTTTAATGCGATGGTGTCCCCACGGGATCAAATTTCAGCGTCACAGCTGGGGACTGGCTTTGCGGTCCCTGaggggagagcatgagcaggtggtATGTGGTaggtgggggtggaagggggtAGGGAGCCAGGAGGGCGCAGGATTCTCGGTCCGGAGGGCGGGGCTCAGGCTAATgaccccgcccccttcccccaaGAACTCTCCCGGGGACAGCGGGAGAAACAGATGATGTGGGAGGGGTAGGAGGAAGGttatggggaagggaggggggctcGACTGGGGACCTGCCCGCAGTTGGGGCTCAGAAAtgcatctttcctttttcccttcaagCCTCCCAGGGCTCCTATGGTTTCCCAGGTTCTCAGCGTGACGTGGGAGGACAGTTGCCCACTACTGTATGTCAGGCACTGGCAGAGATTAATTTACTTAATCACAATAACCCAGCAAGGTGGATAGTATGACATCCCACTTTTATAGCTGGGGACGCCGAGGCATGGAGAGAGGTTCAATAACTCTCCAacatcacacagccaggaaggggcagagctaggattcgaacccaggccaCCCAGCTGGAGAGTCTCCTCGCTTAATCATCATGCTCTACTGCCTCTGGAAGTGCGGGCCTCCCGAGACAGTGATTCTTGAAGGGGTAGCCTAGAACATTTCGGGCAGAAGAAAAGCTCCTATATCGCAAAATGGGTATAAAGACCCAGTGAGTGCTTATGGTGGTGCCCAGCACTCAGTGCGGTGCTCAGAAAatatgagcttaaaaaaaaaaaaaaaaaaaaaaaaaaaaaagactaaggaaGATTTTACAGAGCAAATGCTGAGTAGAGTTGTGAAGGGCATAGAGGAGTCTTTTAGGAGGACTGGGCCAGAGGAAAGGCACCAGCCAGCCCAGCAAGGGCAGAAGGAAAAGCCCTGGAGTGTGGGCTTTTTGGCTG contains these protein-coding regions:
- the TMEM205 gene encoding transmembrane protein 205; protein product: MEESGSPGSLIKMVHLLVLSGAWGMQMWVTFVSGFLLFRSLPRHTFGLVQSKLFPFYFHISMGCAFINLCILAPQHAWAQLTFWEASQLFLLFLSLTLSTINARWLEPRTTAAMWALHAVEKERGLGGEVPGSHQGPDPYRQLRGQDPKYGVLRQIFFRYHGLSSMCNLGCVLSNGLCLAGLALGLSSL